The following are encoded in a window of Haloarcula hispanica ATCC 33960 genomic DNA:
- a CDS encoding halocyanin domain-containing protein, translating into MKGVVVVASAPSSGYPTVDKWLAATDEYDGSITDETGTDFVEIVSGAEGNGGNFAFDPHAIKVSTGTTIRWNWIGKGGAHNIVFDDSEIGEESIYAKSGVHFEETFTKAGIYRYSCEPHHSIGHRGAIIVE; encoded by the coding sequence ATGAAGGGGGTCGTTGTGGTGGCTTCCGCACCATCGAGTGGGTACCCCACTGTGGATAAGTGGCTTGCTGCAACAGATGAATATGATGGCTCAATCACTGACGAAACGGGGACGGACTTCGTCGAAATCGTGTCAGGGGCAGAAGGTAATGGTGGAAACTTCGCGTTTGATCCGCACGCAATAAAGGTTTCAACTGGGACAACAATTCGATGGAACTGGATCGGGAAGGGAGGTGCGCATAACATAGTCTTCGATGATAGTGAGATTGGTGAAGAGTCCATATACGCCAAGTCTGGGGTTCACTTCGAAGAGACCTTTACCAAGGCTGGCATTTACCGGTATTCATGCGAACCACATCATTCTATAGGACATCGGGGTGCAATTATCGTTGAATGA
- a CDS encoding VOC family protein, which produces MHIDGIHHLVLLVDDVQKGESYYRELFDLEVHFREGTLDGELGTVPEEVSWEEALDEGVTPYMSFLGRDGFHVAVANAKGQQDTGRLDHIALAVDDDAFEAITEHADSLGCDVKENASHHRVFLDRYNVKWELNEKPRPPGPAFTELDV; this is translated from the coding sequence ATGCACATCGACGGTATCCATCACCTTGTTTTGCTGGTTGACGACGTTCAGAAAGGTGAATCGTACTACCGGGAACTGTTTGATCTCGAAGTGCATTTCCGCGAGGGCACCCTTGATGGAGAACTTGGAACTGTCCCCGAAGAGGTCTCATGGGAAGAGGCCCTCGACGAAGGAGTGACACCGTATATGTCGTTCCTTGGACGAGACGGGTTCCATGTGGCGGTCGCTAATGCAAAGGGACAACAGGACACTGGCCGGCTCGACCACATCGCACTCGCCGTTGATGATGACGCATTCGAGGCAATTACTGAACATGCCGACTCCCTTGGGTGTGACGTCAAAGAGAACGCCTCCCATCACCGCGTTTTTCTAGATAGGTACAACGTCAAGTGGGAACTGAACGAGAAACCCCGTCCGCCCGGCCCGGCATTTACAGAATTAGATGTTTGA
- a CDS encoding PIN domain-containing protein, which yields MPRALIDTTVLFAVAYRRDGSHDAALPVLQGIDNGTLPEAVILDYVLAETLNGLTTHAGHDAAVDLLDRIEENARFHIDSLTTDALSTGKALFRQHEPLSFVDACIIAYMQTEGLGYLYAFDDDFDAVDEVYRLDTATNPYDPD from the coding sequence ATGCCTCGTGCACTCATTGATACGACAGTCCTCTTTGCAGTCGCATACCGACGGGATGGATCCCACGATGCCGCGCTTCCCGTGCTCCAGGGAATCGACAATGGAACGCTCCCGGAGGCAGTCATCCTCGACTACGTTCTCGCAGAAACACTCAACGGCCTCACGACCCACGCCGGCCACGACGCAGCCGTCGATCTCCTTGATCGTATCGAAGAAAACGCCCGCTTCCACATCGACTCCCTCACCACCGACGCCCTCTCGACAGGGAAGGCCCTTTTTCGCCAACACGAACCGCTCTCCTTCGTCGATGCCTGCATTATCGCGTATATGCAAACCGAGGGACTCGGTTACCTGTATGCGTTTGATGACGATTTTGACGCTGTCGATGAAGTCTATCGGCTCGATACCGCAACGAATCCCTACGATCCGGACTGA
- a CDS encoding AbrB/MazE/SpoVT family DNA-binding domain-containing protein yields MSSDRVDAESKVSGNQANIPARIRRELDIDDGDQLRWHLEDDGSIRVQVVQQQTGTFADFDGYAGEKSTNVTSDHDAWGVNVE; encoded by the coding sequence ATGAGCAGCGACAGAGTCGACGCCGAAAGTAAGGTGTCTGGAAACCAGGCAAATATTCCCGCCCGGATTCGGCGCGAGCTCGATATCGACGATGGTGATCAACTCCGTTGGCATCTCGAAGACGACGGCAGCATACGGGTCCAAGTTGTCCAACAGCAAACGGGCACGTTCGCCGACTTCGACGGCTACGCTGGTGAGAAGTCGACCAACGTAACGAGCGATCACGACGCCTGGGGCGTCAACGTCGAGTAA